In Corynebacterium nuruki S6-4, the following proteins share a genomic window:
- a CDS encoding type II toxin-antitoxin system death-on-curing family toxin has protein sequence MTVKVKAEQIIRINQHLDECVHAVTGPGELESAVNAAFQTMFGRDLNETLEEKAVALLYGVAKAHAFFDGNKRTAWFTFTVFLHLNGLRFTEQISGYQDDMVVDLVEDRVTEDDVIDWIHEQVRLGRVVGL, from the coding sequence GTGACCGTCAAGGTTAAGGCGGAGCAGATCATCAGGATCAATCAGCACCTGGATGAGTGCGTTCATGCCGTCACGGGGCCAGGGGAGCTGGAGAGTGCCGTCAACGCGGCCTTCCAGACGATGTTCGGGCGGGACCTCAACGAGACTCTCGAGGAAAAGGCGGTCGCGCTGCTCTACGGCGTGGCAAAGGCTCACGCCTTCTTTGACGGGAACAAGCGCACGGCCTGGTTCACGTTCACCGTTTTCCTCCATCTCAACGGTCTCCGCTTCACTGAGCAGATCAGTGGTTACCAGGACGACATGGTCGTCGACTTAGTCGAAGACCGAGTCACAGAGGACGACGTCATCGACTGGATCCACGAACAGGTCCGGCTCGGCCGCGTGGTCGGGCTGTAG
- a CDS encoding YdeI/OmpD-associated family protein produces MSEVTVSGGVVHDLPDDLRAALLGGDRGEGDDGSPAVARSVLELWESCTPLGRNEFICWVEDVKQTKTRTRRIRRTCEELEEGKRRPCCWPGCRHRERTGKA; encoded by the coding sequence ATGAGTGAAGTGACCGTTTCCGGCGGTGTCGTCCATGATCTGCCCGATGACCTGCGCGCCGCACTTCTCGGTGGCGACCGGGGTGAGGGTGATGACGGCAGCCCGGCAGTGGCGCGCAGCGTCCTCGAACTGTGGGAGAGCTGTACCCCACTGGGGCGCAACGAATTCATCTGCTGGGTCGAGGACGTGAAGCAGACGAAGACCCGCACCCGGCGTATCCGTCGGACCTGCGAGGAACTGGAGGAAGGGAAGCGGCGCCCGTGCTGTTGGCCGGGCTGCCGGCACCGCGAGCGCACCGGGAAAGCGTGA
- a CDS encoding cystathionine gamma-synthase, with protein MTEHETRADAGTAARREAALHAERRLTDATGRPFGFDTNAIHAGYEPDAQTGAINVPIYTSTTFAQDGVAQLRGGFEYSRCGNPTVTALEQTVAALEGARFGRAWGSGMAATDAVLRVLLRPGDHLILGNDAYGGTFRLIDTTYREWGVHCSVVDTADPAQIAAALRPETKLVWLETPTNPLLGITDIAAVADALGEHPAKLVVDNTFASPYLQNPLALGADIVMHSTTKYLGGHSDVVGGVVVTNDEDVDGELLFLQGGAGAVPGPMDAYLTYRGIKTLGVRMDRHCANAQAVAEFLAGRPEIAQVLYPGLPDHPGHAVAARQMRGFGAMVSVRFAGGEAPALQFCENTRLICLAESLGGVESLLEHPAKMTHQSAAGSALEVPDDLVRISVGIENIDDLLADLTQALDAL; from the coding sequence ATGACCGAGCACGAGACCCGCGCGGACGCGGGCACCGCCGCCCGCCGTGAGGCCGCCCTGCACGCCGAACGCCGCCTCACCGACGCCACCGGACGCCCCTTCGGCTTCGACACGAACGCCATCCACGCCGGCTACGAGCCCGACGCGCAGACCGGTGCGATCAACGTGCCGATCTACACCTCCACCACCTTCGCCCAGGACGGGGTGGCGCAGCTGCGCGGCGGTTTCGAGTACTCCCGCTGCGGAAACCCCACAGTCACCGCCCTGGAGCAGACCGTCGCCGCCCTCGAAGGCGCCCGGTTCGGCCGCGCCTGGGGGTCGGGCATGGCCGCCACCGACGCGGTGCTGCGCGTCCTGCTCCGCCCCGGCGACCACCTCATCCTCGGCAACGACGCCTACGGCGGAACGTTCCGCCTCATCGACACCACCTACCGGGAGTGGGGCGTCCACTGCTCGGTCGTGGACACGGCCGACCCCGCCCAGATCGCCGCGGCGCTGCGTCCGGAGACGAAGCTGGTGTGGCTGGAGACCCCCACCAACCCGCTGCTCGGCATCACCGACATCGCCGCCGTCGCCGACGCACTCGGGGAGCACCCGGCGAAACTCGTCGTCGACAACACCTTCGCCAGCCCCTACCTGCAGAATCCGCTGGCCCTCGGCGCGGACATCGTCATGCACTCCACCACCAAGTACCTCGGCGGGCACTCGGATGTCGTCGGCGGCGTGGTCGTCACCAATGATGAGGACGTCGACGGGGAACTGCTGTTCCTGCAGGGAGGTGCCGGTGCGGTGCCCGGCCCGATGGACGCCTACCTCACCTACCGCGGCATCAAGACCCTCGGCGTGCGCATGGACCGGCACTGCGCCAACGCACAGGCCGTCGCCGAGTTCCTCGCCGGACGCCCCGAAATCGCGCAGGTCCTCTACCCGGGCCTGCCCGACCACCCGGGCCACGCGGTCGCGGCGCGGCAGATGCGCGGGTTCGGCGCGATGGTCTCCGTCCGCTTCGCCGGCGGCGAGGCGCCCGCCCTGCAGTTCTGCGAGAACACCCGGCTGATCTGTCTGGCGGAGTCGCTCGGCGGGGTGGAATCGCTGCTGGAACACCCGGCGAAGATGACCCACCAGTCCGCCGCCGGCTCCGCCCTCGAGGTGCCCGACGACCTGGTCCGGATCTCCGTGGGGATCGAGAACATCGACGACCTGCTCGCCGATCTGACGCAGGCGCTCGACGCCCTGTGA
- a CDS encoding sugar O-acetyltransferase, protein MTGTPRDPAADPAADPAAAVRAEVDADPRTMWQRMTAGELYHADDPAIAAAGLAARSACWRLGQTDPADEASYDAQLRDLLGTVGEDVIVWPGLRVDYGTNIHLADGVFLNVDATILDVCPVHIGKDTRIGPGVQLLTPLHPLTDHALRATGWEYGAPVTIGENCWFGGNVTVCPGVTVGDNVVVGAGSVVTRDLPDNVLAVGTPARVVRQL, encoded by the coding sequence ATGACCGGAACTCCCCGAGACCCTGCCGCCGACCCTGCCGCCGACCCAGCCGCCGCAGTGCGCGCCGAGGTCGACGCCGACCCGCGCACGATGTGGCAGCGCATGACCGCCGGCGAGCTCTACCACGCCGACGACCCGGCAATCGCGGCCGCCGGCCTCGCCGCCCGCTCCGCCTGCTGGCGGCTGGGGCAGACCGACCCGGCCGACGAGGCGTCCTACGACGCGCAGCTGCGTGACCTGCTCGGCACCGTCGGGGAGGACGTGATCGTCTGGCCCGGGCTCCGGGTCGACTACGGGACCAACATCCACCTGGCCGACGGCGTGTTCCTCAACGTGGACGCCACGATCCTCGACGTCTGCCCGGTGCACATCGGGAAGGACACGAGGATCGGGCCGGGCGTCCAGCTGCTCACCCCGCTGCACCCGCTGACCGACCATGCGCTGCGCGCGACCGGCTGGGAGTACGGCGCGCCGGTCACCATCGGCGAGAACTGCTGGTTCGGCGGCAACGTGACCGTGTGCCCGGGGGTGACGGTCGGCGACAACGTGGTCGTCGGCGCCGGATCCGTGGTCACCCGCGACCTGCCGGACAACGTGCTCGCCGTCGGGACGCCGGCGCGGGTGGTGCGGCAGCTGTAG